Genomic DNA from Acuticoccus sp. MNP-M23:
GACGGTGCACACGGCGCTGAGAAGCCGCGTCGCGATGGAAAGGATCTGCTGGGGCAGAAGCACCGGATCCACGAACACCGAGCGCACCAGCATCGGGAGCTGCGAGGAGAGGGTGAATACGGCCACCGACGCCACGGCTGCGAACTTGAACAGCGAGCGACCAAACTCCATCAGGCCCGGGCTGCCGAACATCCGCTTGAAGCCGGCCTTGATGGAGATGCGGTCCATCTTGGGGCGGATCCGCTCGCCCACCACCCGCGGCGGTGTCTGCGCAATTGCGGCAATGACGCCGAAGATGGCGAGCAGGATGACGATGGGGATGAGAAACATCGCCGACGCCCTGTAGACCTGCATGAACAGGGCAGTGGCATCGGTGCCCTCGTTGAGGTCGATCACACCGACGCTGTCGTGGACCTGCGCCAGCATGGTGACGAGATCGCGGGTCTGATCCGTGACAAGCACGCCCAGAACGATCAGAAGAGCCAGCAGCGAGGCAAAGGTCGGCGCCTCGCGCGAAAAGGGGGTCTGCCCCTTGTTCAGCGCGTCTTCGATCTTTTTCGGGGTCGGCTCCTCTGTGCGTTCGGAGCTGTCGGGCTTGTCGCTCACGCGCGCTGCCTGCTGTCAGGGGGCAACGGGCGTGAGCGGGGGTGCGTTGCCGCCATCTTACTGAACGAGCTCGCCACCCTCGTCGCCAGTCGAGAGGTCGATCTCGCCCCGCTGGCCCATGGACAAGGCAAGGTCGGTGATCTTGCGGCGCGCTTCGTTGACGTCGCGCTGGGTCGCCGGATCGCCGGACGCCAGTTCCTGCTCCACCATGCGCCGCGTGCGCGAGGCAAGGCTCGACAGCACCTTGTTGCGGAAGCCGGCGTCGGTGCCCTTGAGGGCCATCACCAGCTGGTCGCTGTCGATCGCATCGAACAGCGTGGTGAGCGAGCGGACGTCGAGCTTGACGATATCGTCGAAGGTGAAGAGGAGCGAGCGCAGGATCTCTGCCGACTTCGGATGGGTCTGGGTGATCCCCTCCAGGACGTTTTCCATCTGGTCGAGCTCCATCTTGTTGATGATCTCAGCCATCCGCGCGTGGCTGTCGCCACCCATTTTCAGCGACAGATTGACCATGAAGTCCTCGTGGAGTGTGACTTCGACGAGCTTCAGCGCGTCGTCGACCACCGCCTTGCAGGTGAGCATCCGCCGGGCGACGTTGTCGCGCAGTTCCTTCGGCATCTCGCTCATCACCCGCGCTGCACTGATCGGGTTGAGCTTTGACAGGCAAAGCGCCGTGGTCTGCGGGTGTTCGTTCAGGAGGTAGGGGGTGAGCGCCGTCTCCGAGATGCCGGACAGGCGATCCCAGATGGACTCGTTCACCCGTCCCTCCATCTCGGCGATGATTTCCGCCAGCTGGCCTTCCGGGACGATACCGCTCAAAAGCGCGCGCACCGAATCCGCGTCACCGGTCAGCGTCGTGCCGACGCCGAACTGCTCGACGAATTCGTCGACCACTTCCTCGATCTGGCTGAGCGGAACCGGCTTCAGTTCGGCCATCGTGTGGGTAACGGCCTTGATGTCGTCGGGCGGCAGGAACTTCATGACCCGCCCGGCGGAATCCTTCGACATGGTCATCAGGAGGGTCGCCACCTTTTCGCGCGTCGACAGGACGCGCGGGCGCACAGCGGTCGCCGGCACCATCGCCTAAGCCTCCGCCGAGGCGCCGGGGCCCACGATTTCGGTCAGCGAAACGCCGAAGCGCGAGGAATCGTCGTCGACCACCACAACCTCGCCGCGTGCGATCACCCGGCCGTTGACCACAATGTCGACCGGTTCACCCACCCTGTGGTCGAGCGCGACCACCTGGCCCCGCCCCAGCTTCATCAGCTGGGAGACCGGCATTGTGGCCGAGCCGAGCACCACCTGCAGCACCACCGGAATGCGCAGGATGCTGTCCACGTTGCCGTCGTCTACGCCGCCGGATCTGCCGCCGAAGGCGGCCGCCTTGGCCCGTCCGGCATCTGCGCCCTTTTCGTGTGCCGCGTCATGGGTGTGCTGGATATCGTCTTGTGACATGTCGACCTCTAAAATTGTTTGCTGGCGGTTGCTCAGGCCGCGCGGTGCGCAGCGTCGGCGAGGGCGCGCCAACGGGGATTGCGTGCTGCCGCGGCAGCGTCAGACGGTGACATCCGCGCCAGGGCTGCCTCGATTGCGGCGGCAACGGGGCTGACAGGCTCGGGGGCAGGAGGGCGCGGAACGGGCATCTGGCTGCGATAATCATGCGCCGTCCTCGCTGAATGCCGCTCCGCCTGGCGGAGCAGACCCTCAAAACGGTCCTCCCACGCGCTGTCGATGATCCGGGACGGGCTGTATTCGGGTGCGTCGGGCGCTGCGGGCGTATCGTCCGGACGATGCCGCATGGTGGTGCGTTCGATCTCGTTGATCATCAGCCGTGCCTCGTTGAGGCGGGCCGCCAGCGAGACTGCCATCTCGCCGCCATCGTCCTGCAGTGTTTCCAGCGCGGCCTTGGCGTTGTCGAGGGCGTGGGCGGACGTTGCGAACGCGCGCGCCGCTTCGCTTTGCAGGACATCGAACCGGCGCAGGCGCCGGTACATGAGCAAGACGCTGCCGGAGGTGGCAGCAAGAGCGGTCAGAAGAACCGCATCAATTATTGAGGATATCACCGAGGAACTCCTCTTCCGGGTCAAAGACGCTTTCAATGCGCAGGCGGTAGGTGCCTTCGGCCTGGCCAAGACTGGTCCAGAACAAGGGCTGATCGTTGGCTTCGAGCTTCACCGGCGATCGCGGACTGGCGCTGAGATTGATCACCTGACCGACTTCAAGGGTGCTGACCTCGGCAAGGCTCATGGTCTGTTCGTCGAGGATCGCGCGAAGCTTGATTTCGGCTCGCGTCGCGCCGGCCTTCATCTGCTCGATCCAGCCGGGGTCGCGGGTGCCCGGCTCATTGTCCGACTTCTTGGACATGGAGCGGCGGATCATCTGCAGGCAGGCGTGCGGCAGGATGATGAACATCTCGCCGCCGCGGTTGATCGCCTGCACCAGGAAGTTGGCGGAGGCGGCCTGTGCATTGCGCCGCCCGACCACGGCAAAGTGCATCCGCGTTTCGAGGCTGTGCAGGCTGAACGTCGCCTTGGTGTGAGCTTCGAACGCCTGTGTCAGCGTCTTGCACATCATCTCGGCGATGCGGGCGCAGATCTTCATCTCGATGTTGGAGAAGGCGCGGCCGTCTTCCTCCGGCATCTCGCTTCCGTCGCCGCCGAACATCACCTCCACCATGGTGAAGATGAAGTCCCGGTCGAAGCCGAGGACCACCTGGCTGTCCCACTCGGGAACATCGATCATCGCACAGACGGCGTTGGCCTCGTAGGGTTCCAGAAGCTCCGTGATGCGGCCCTGCTGCACGTGACTCATGGAAAAGTAGCAGGGGGATGCGGCGACGTTCCGCAGGATTTCGCCGCATTGATTGGCCACCCGGTCGAAGATGATCGGCAGCATCGGCAACCGATCGACCTGGACACCGGCTGCATCCACAAGACGATCAGTGACCGAGGGTTTGGTTTCACTGTCCATAGAACCGCTCCAGCGTGGGTTGTTTCAGGGCGGTCAGGCCGCTTCTTTTTCTTCGGTCGGGCCGCCGCCGCCAAGCGCCGTGTTTTCGACCTCGTCGATGGTGGGGCGGGAGGAGACGGAGATGGTCTTGCGGCCATGTTCCAGGGCGATCTGCGGCATGGCGCCGTTGATGTAGGCAAGCAGAGCCTGCTTCGCGATGATGTAGGGCTGCATCTGCTTTTCGCGCACGTACTTGATCTTGGCGGACATGGGCGAGAAGAACGCGTAAGAGCCGAAGATGCCGAGGAACGTGCCGACCAGTGCGGCCGCGATCAGGCCTCCGAGGATCTCGGGTGACTGGTCGATCGCGCCCATCGCCTTGATGATGCCGAGCACCGCCGCGACGATGCCGATGGCCGGCAAAGCGTCCGCAATGTCGCCGAGTGCAAGGGCCGGCTTCAGCTTTTCCTTGCGGATGGTCGCGATTTCCTGGTCCATCAATGCTTCGATCTCGAAGCCGCGGGCATTGCCGATCAGGATCAGGCGGATGTAGTCGCAAATGAAGGCGGTGAGCTGCTTGTCGCCGGTGAGGTGAGGGGAGGCATTGAAGATTGCCGACTCCTCCGGATTGTCGACATGGGCTTCCACCTCGTTGCGGGGTTTTGACTTGAGGTCCCGCATCAGCGCGTAGAGCGCGCCGAGAACTTCGAGGTAGACCGCGCGCTTGGGGGCGCGGCCGAGTGCGGCGTCGGCCATCGCGACGCCGGTCTGCTTGAGCATCGCGGCTGGGTTGGCAACCACGAAGATGCCAAGGGCGATGCCGAAGATGATCAGGACTTCGAATGGCTGCCACAGGATGTCGACGTGACCTCCCATCGCCATGAAGCCGCCCAGCATCGAGCCGACGCTGATTACAATGCCCAATATGAGTGCCAAGAGGTCATCTCCCGTTCTGCGCTGGCCCAATAGAAGCGCGAACGGCTTGTGCGAGGCTGGAGATTAAGCCTGTCGGTAAGCGCATTTTCGCCGCTTGACACAGACAGGTCCGGACAAGCCATCGGCGTCATGTTCCGCGCCGACCGCGGATGAATGTTGATGATTGATATTTCCGCTTTTGGGGGAGCCAGACATGGACGCCACGACCGGATATCGAATAGTCGCGCAAAATCTAGACCGCTCGCTGGCGCTGACCGCAAACCGCGCCCCGGTGAAACTGGGGTCCGAATATTGGATGGAGAACGCCGGTAACGTCAGCTCCATCGAGGAATTTGTCGGCGACAGCCGGTTGTTCCGCTTTGCGATGACGGCATTCGGTCTTGAGGAACTGGCCGACGCCAAGGGCTACATGCGCAAGATCCTGGAAGAGGGCATTGCCGAGCCTGGCACGCTGGCCAACCGCACCAACGATCCGCGGATCTCCGAGTTCGCCAGAACATTCGACTTCGCCACGTTCGGTGCCGACACGATGCAACGTCAGGCCACCGGGCAGGCTGTGGTGGACCAGTTCGTCCGCCAGACCCTGGAGGTGGAAGCCGGCGAACTGGACGGAGAAGGGGTCCGCCTTGCCCTTTACTTCGAGCGCAAGGCCCCCGAGGTGAACACCGTGTTCGAGATCCTTGCCGATCCGGCGCTGCTCAAGGTGGTGCGCACCACGCTGGGCCTGCCGCAGGAATTCTCCGGCGCGGATCTGCAGCGCCAGGCCGAAGTCATCTCCGACCGGCTGGATATTGCGGACCTTTCGGACCCGGAGGCCCTGCGCGACATGCTGATCCGCTTCACTGCCGTGTGGGACGCGACCGAAAACACCGCGTCCAGCCCGCTCCTGCGCCTCTTCAGCACCGGCGGACAGCAGCAGTCCGTGGCCTCGCTCAATCTTGCCTTGTCACTTTCATCCTTGCGACTGGGAGGCGCATGAATGCCGTCAGACCTTTATGTGACCCTTTCGGGTCAGATCACAATGGATACCCGTCTTTCCACCGTTGCCAACAACGTCGCGAACATGCGCACGGCAGGCTTTCGCGCCGAAACGGTGGACTTCGGCACCATCTTGTCGGCGACCCGCAGCCAGCGCGTGGCGTTCGCCACTGTCGGTGAGCAGCACATCGAGCGGCAGGGCGGGCCGGTGGAGGCCACCGGCAATCCGCTCGATATTGCGGTGGTCGGCGAAGGCTGGTTCGGCGTCCAGACGCCGACCGGCCTTGCCTACACGCGCGACGGCCGCTTTACCGTGACCGAGGCTGGCGACCTGATGACGCTGACCGGCTTCAATGTGGTGGACGAAGGCGGCGCACCCATCGCGCTCGATCCCGAGCGTGGGGAAATCACCGTCGCGGCCGACGGGGCGATCAGCCAGGAAGGCGTGGTTGCCGGCAATGTGGGCCTCTTCGCCATCGCAGAAGAAGCCACGCTGACCCGCTACGGCGATACCGCCGTACTCTCGAACCAGGCGGCCGAGCCAATTGTCGACCGCACCGCCAACGGTGTGCGGCAGGGTTACCGCGAAGGATCCAACGTCAATCCGGTTCAGGCGATCACCGAGCTGATCACGGTGCAGCGGGCCTTCGAGTACGGCAACACGGCGATGCGAGACCGTTTCCAGACCGTGCAGCAGGCCGTCCGCACCCTGGGCGCCGACTAGCCCCTTCGGCCGCTTTGCCGATGGCTGAACAACCCTTCTAAGGGCGCCGCCGATGAAGGCTGCGAACGGGACGACCGAAGGCCCATGACACGCCCGATGTCTCAATTGGAAACGCTTGCCGCAAAGGTGAGCGGCCTCGACCTGCCGCCCGTCGTTCTGGCGGGAACGGTGGACGAGGCCACACGGTCCGAACGCTGGGTTCGAGGCCTTTCGCAGGACGCCGCACTCGGCGATCAGCTGGAGATCAGCCACGTGGATGGCGGGGCACTCGCCGAAATCATCCGGATCGACCAGAAACGCTGTGTCGCAGCGCTCTACGAGCGCAAGGCGG
This window encodes:
- a CDS encoding flagellar motor switch protein FliM, coding for MDSETKPSVTDRLVDAAGVQVDRLPMLPIIFDRVANQCGEILRNVAASPCYFSMSHVQQGRITELLEPYEANAVCAMIDVPEWDSQVVLGFDRDFIFTMVEVMFGGDGSEMPEEDGRAFSNIEMKICARIAEMMCKTLTQAFEAHTKATFSLHSLETRMHFAVVGRRNAQAASANFLVQAINRGGEMFIILPHACLQMIRRSMSKKSDNEPGTRDPGWIEQMKAGATRAEIKLRAILDEQTMSLAEVSTLEVGQVINLSASPRSPVKLEANDQPLFWTSLGQAEGTYRLRIESVFDPEEEFLGDILNN
- the flhB gene encoding flagellar biosynthesis protein FlhB, which encodes MSDKPDSSERTEEPTPKKIEDALNKGQTPFSREAPTFASLLALLIVLGVLVTDQTRDLVTMLAQVHDSVGVIDLNEGTDATALFMQVYRASAMFLIPIVILLAIFGVIAAIAQTPPRVVGERIRPKMDRISIKAGFKRMFGSPGLMEFGRSLFKFAAVASVAVFTLSSQLPMLVRSVFVDPVLLPQQILSIATRLLSAVCTVTILLVAIDLVYTRMKWRRDLKMSRQEVKDELKQSEGDPIVKSRIRSAQKNQARKRMLTAVPQATVVIANPTHYAVALAYERGAGGAPKVIAKGLDLVALKIREVAEKNEIPVIEDPPLARALYAAADVDHAIPEEFFRAVAQVLYFVYSHDTRGTSRAKA
- the flgF gene encoding flagellar basal-body rod protein FlgF, with translation MPSDLYVTLSGQITMDTRLSTVANNVANMRTAGFRAETVDFGTILSATRSQRVAFATVGEQHIERQGGPVEATGNPLDIAVVGEGWFGVQTPTGLAYTRDGRFTVTEAGDLMTLTGFNVVDEGGAPIALDPERGEITVAADGAISQEGVVAGNVGLFAIAEEATLTRYGDTAVLSNQAAEPIVDRTANGVRQGYREGSNVNPVQAITELITVQRAFEYGNTAMRDRFQTVQQAVRTLGAD
- a CDS encoding flagellar motor switch protein FliG is translated as MVPATAVRPRVLSTREKVATLLMTMSKDSAGRVMKFLPPDDIKAVTHTMAELKPVPLSQIEEVVDEFVEQFGVGTTLTGDADSVRALLSGIVPEGQLAEIIAEMEGRVNESIWDRLSGISETALTPYLLNEHPQTTALCLSKLNPISAARVMSEMPKELRDNVARRMLTCKAVVDDALKLVEVTLHEDFMVNLSLKMGGDSHARMAEIINKMELDQMENVLEGITQTHPKSAEILRSLLFTFDDIVKLDVRSLTTLFDAIDSDQLVMALKGTDAGFRNKVLSSLASRTRRMVEQELASGDPATQRDVNEARRKITDLALSMGQRGEIDLSTGDEGGELVQ
- the fliN gene encoding flagellar motor switch protein FliN, coding for MSQDDIQHTHDAAHEKGADAGRAKAAAFGGRSGGVDDGNVDSILRIPVVLQVVLGSATMPVSQLMKLGRGQVVALDHRVGEPVDIVVNGRVIARGEVVVVDDDSSRFGVSLTEIVGPGASAEA
- the motA gene encoding flagellar motor stator protein MotA, whose product is MALILGIVISVGSMLGGFMAMGGHVDILWQPFEVLIIFGIALGIFVVANPAAMLKQTGVAMADAALGRAPKRAVYLEVLGALYALMRDLKSKPRNEVEAHVDNPEESAIFNASPHLTGDKQLTAFICDYIRLILIGNARGFEIEALMDQEIATIRKEKLKPALALGDIADALPAIGIVAAVLGIIKAMGAIDQSPEILGGLIAAALVGTFLGIFGSYAFFSPMSAKIKYVREKQMQPYIIAKQALLAYINGAMPQIALEHGRKTISVSSRPTIDEVENTALGGGGPTEEKEAA
- a CDS encoding DUF1217 domain-containing protein, giving the protein MDATTGYRIVAQNLDRSLALTANRAPVKLGSEYWMENAGNVSSIEEFVGDSRLFRFAMTAFGLEELADAKGYMRKILEEGIAEPGTLANRTNDPRISEFARTFDFATFGADTMQRQATGQAVVDQFVRQTLEVEAGELDGEGVRLALYFERKAPEVNTVFEILADPALLKVVRTTLGLPQEFSGADLQRQAEVISDRLDIADLSDPEALRDMLIRFTAVWDATENTASSPLLRLFSTGGQQQSVASLNLALSLSSLRLGGA